One region of Edaphobacter bradus genomic DNA includes:
- a CDS encoding MarR family winged helix-turn-helix transcriptional regulator: MSNPAQQPDLSGIHLWLVLWKAARALEAHSTRSIARFEMGPSDFGVLEALLHKGPLTVKQVGEKVLLTSGSMTTAVDRLVARGLVTRCDDATDRRARIIKLTPEGGALIERAFAQHRQEMEQAVAGFSDPDRAVLLPLLRKLGRATEQSF; this comes from the coding sequence ATGTCGAACCCAGCACAACAACCCGACCTCAGCGGCATCCATCTCTGGCTCGTCCTCTGGAAGGCGGCTCGAGCCTTGGAGGCCCACTCCACCCGCAGCATTGCGCGCTTTGAGATGGGGCCCTCGGACTTCGGCGTCCTCGAAGCCCTGCTCCACAAGGGACCGCTCACCGTGAAGCAGGTGGGCGAAAAGGTCCTGCTCACCAGCGGGTCGATGACCACTGCAGTCGATCGCCTCGTCGCACGCGGTCTTGTGACTCGCTGCGACGACGCCACGGACCGCCGCGCGCGAATCATCAAGCTCACGCCCGAGGGCGGCGCGCTCATCGAACGTGCCTTCGCCCAGCACCGACAGGAGATGGAGCAGGCAGTCGCTGGCTTCAGCGACCCGGACCGCGCCGTTCTTCTGCCGCTTCTCCGGAAGCTAGGCCGCGCCACCGAACAGAGTTTTTGA
- a CDS encoding DUF6326 family protein, whose amino-acid sequence MMERIEAASPSQDNKATSAFDDIKIHVKFKLFALWSAVMFFYIYGDYFELYQPGKLQEMIVGRMALGAVSQGVLLGMAAVMAIPSLMVFLSLALPPRVNRWMNIIFGTVYTVIMILAMKGGWHFYVFFALVEITLTTLIVWYAWTWQKQPTR is encoded by the coding sequence ATGATGGAACGGATCGAAGCAGCGTCGCCAAGTCAAGATAACAAGGCCACCTCAGCGTTCGATGACATCAAGATCCACGTGAAGTTCAAGCTCTTCGCATTGTGGTCTGCCGTGATGTTCTTCTACATCTATGGAGACTACTTCGAGCTTTATCAGCCTGGGAAACTGCAGGAAATGATCGTCGGAAGGATGGCTCTCGGTGCCGTCTCCCAGGGGGTCCTATTGGGGATGGCTGCGGTCATGGCAATTCCGAGCCTCATGGTGTTTCTGTCACTCGCCTTGCCTCCACGTGTGAATCGCTGGATGAATATCATTTTTGGCACGGTCTACACAGTGATCATGATTCTGGCGATGAAAGGTGGCTGGCACTTCTATGTCTTTTTCGCATTAGTAGAAATCACACTGACAACACTCATCGTCTGGTACGCATGGACCTGGCAGAAGCAGCCAACCCGTTAA
- a CDS encoding TetR/AcrR family transcriptional regulator, translated as MPISDCEVRDPRIRRTRQLLQGALRNLMESKSLDEISVQDITDAATVNRATFYDHYTDKFALLEAMIAGGFHHLLAERNVGFDGTCPSAASAIILATCDYLVQSQSGGDCTKQRAFDPLIDAAIVAAIRRTILKGVENQPLQNPALTPEIVATAASWAIYGAAKQWFQTPDRPPATEIVGPILGMVVPILSETARPPVSEPAVHQASELASQ; from the coding sequence ATGCCTATCTCAGACTGCGAAGTTCGTGACCCGCGCATCCGCCGCACCCGGCAGCTCCTACAGGGAGCACTGCGCAACCTCATGGAGTCAAAGAGCTTAGACGAGATTTCGGTGCAGGACATCACCGATGCCGCGACAGTCAACCGCGCCACCTTCTACGACCACTACACCGACAAGTTCGCCCTGCTCGAAGCCATGATCGCCGGCGGATTCCACCACCTGTTGGCGGAGCGCAACGTCGGCTTCGACGGAACCTGCCCCTCGGCCGCCAGCGCCATCATTCTTGCCACCTGCGATTACCTCGTCCAGAGCCAATCCGGAGGCGACTGCACCAAGCAGCGTGCCTTCGACCCTCTCATCGACGCGGCCATCGTCGCGGCCATCCGCCGCACCATCCTCAAGGGCGTCGAGAACCAGCCCCTCCAGAACCCCGCCCTCACCCCCGAGATCGTCGCCACCGCTGCAAGCTGGGCGATCTACGGCGCGGCAAAGCAGTGGTTCCAGACCCCCGACCGCCCTCCCGCCACAGAGATCGTCGGGCCCATCCTCGGGATGGTCGTGCCGATTCTGAGCGAGACAGCAAGGCCTCCAGTCAGCGAGCCAGCCGTCCATCAAGCCAGCGAGTTAGCCAGCCAGTAA
- a CDS encoding FMN-dependent NADH-azoreductase: protein MATLLHVDSSPLQSSISRELTNEFVKTWQAKNPAGKVIARDLAANPSKPLNQTWIGAAFTPEGGRTEEQKAVLAPSDALIAELEKADEIVIGVAMHNFSIPSVLKLYIDQVVRSGKTFAYGANGPQGLLQGKKATVLVASGGVYEAGTPAGTMNFVEPYLRAVLGFIGITDVRFVTAGGAAQIMMGAVDRESFLKPTLEQVRALAA from the coding sequence ATGGCTACGCTGCTACATGTCGATTCAAGTCCGCTGCAGAGCTCGATCAGCCGCGAGCTGACGAATGAGTTTGTGAAGACCTGGCAGGCGAAGAACCCCGCCGGTAAGGTGATCGCGCGCGACCTCGCGGCTAACCCGTCGAAGCCGCTGAACCAGACGTGGATTGGCGCCGCGTTCACGCCCGAGGGCGGACGCACCGAGGAGCAGAAGGCCGTGCTTGCGCCTTCGGACGCTCTGATTGCCGAGCTCGAGAAGGCCGATGAGATCGTGATCGGTGTTGCGATGCACAACTTCAGCATTCCGTCGGTCCTCAAGCTCTACATCGACCAGGTGGTCCGCAGCGGAAAGACCTTCGCCTACGGCGCGAACGGACCGCAGGGCCTGCTGCAGGGCAAGAAGGCAACGGTTCTGGTTGCCAGTGGCGGCGTGTATGAGGCGGGAACCCCTGCCGGCACGATGAACTTTGTCGAGCCTTATCTGCGCGCGGTGCTCGGCTTCATCGGAATCACCGATGTGCGGTTTGTGACCGCCGGCGGCGCGGCCCAGATCATGATGGGCGCTGTCGATCGCGAGTCGTTCCTGAAGCCGACGTTGGAGCAGGTTCGCGCACTGGCTGCCTAA
- a CDS encoding MarR family winged helix-turn-helix transcriptional regulator — MTELQIPALPCTCATLRRASRALTQIYEEALRPTGLRSSQFTILQVLTLAGDVTQGQLGQILAMDSTTLTRTLAIMIREGWVTKRHGDDRREWRISMTSEGKALFKRALPLWEQIQSKLQRQLGNSRWEQLMALADTVTNVATTAPET; from the coding sequence ATGACTGAGCTCCAAATCCCGGCCCTTCCCTGCACTTGCGCCACTCTTCGCCGAGCCTCCCGCGCACTCACCCAGATCTACGAAGAGGCGCTCCGGCCCACGGGCCTGCGGTCCTCGCAATTCACCATCCTGCAGGTGCTTACCCTTGCGGGCGATGTGACGCAGGGGCAGCTTGGCCAGATACTCGCGATGGACAGCACGACGCTGACCCGCACACTCGCCATCATGATCCGCGAGGGTTGGGTGACAAAGCGCCACGGCGACGACCGCCGCGAGTGGCGCATCAGCATGACTTCTGAAGGCAAGGCCCTGTTCAAGCGCGCGCTCCCCTTATGGGAGCAAATCCAAAGCAAGCTGCAGAGACAGCTCGGCAACTCGCGGTGGGAGCAGCTCATGGCTCTCGCCGATACAGTCACCAACGTAGCAACAACTGCGCCGGAGACTTAG
- a CDS encoding DUF962 domain-containing protein, which yields MLGGRSWESWIAEYSQSHQHPLNRLTHTFGIPMIILSLALFVVAIVWHGVLWWAVGLFVVGWALQFIGHAFEGKPPEFFKDWRFLLVGSRWWAAKIRGKA from the coding sequence ATGCTTGGAGGACGTAGTTGGGAGAGCTGGATCGCCGAGTATTCACAGAGCCATCAGCATCCGCTGAACAGGCTGACCCACACCTTTGGGATTCCGATGATCATCCTGTCGCTCGCGCTGTTCGTCGTCGCGATCGTGTGGCACGGAGTTCTGTGGTGGGCGGTGGGGTTGTTTGTGGTGGGATGGGCGCTGCAGTTCATCGGGCACGCGTTCGAGGGCAAGCCGCCGGAGTTCTTCAAGGACTGGCGGTTCCTGCTGGTGGGCTCGCGGTGGTGGGCGGCGAAGATAAGAGGCAAGGCGTAG
- a CDS encoding carboxypeptidase-like regulatory domain-containing protein — protein sequence MRAYGICLLATFAFHAMLAQSPPTGRVTGHVTCSDTHTPCRFGTVTIQSAPATNASGVSLPQQTHSYSVETDIDGAYQIDGVVPGDYYILGMLAGYISPYDLVISEFQGNPSLTAQGADAALSRITVEPGTTAIANLSLSRGASLSGTVHYDDGGPGIDVRVHLYRRDGNRQWKIFHSSAGKGAMAPLGFDPQTDDRGRFYQPGLPPGRYIVEVSLPEAVALPQNILNNHSVTAVLTTQNALRVYNGNKYRLYDAMPIELHEGESRTDVDITIPTTGLHSLRGTVTIKPDERAVTSGEITLLDPEDGTTLRSVFILDGSFVFNYIPEGSYLVRIVTHASKQDSGATSTGETLTSPLVVESDIPNLTYSLTPKH from the coding sequence ATGAGAGCTTACGGGATCTGCCTGCTCGCAACATTCGCGTTCCACGCAATGCTTGCCCAGTCACCGCCAACAGGCAGAGTTACAGGGCATGTAACCTGCTCTGACACTCACACTCCTTGTCGATTTGGCACTGTCACCATCCAGAGCGCTCCAGCGACTAATGCGAGCGGAGTTTCATTACCACAACAGACTCACTCCTACTCCGTTGAAACAGACATTGATGGTGCGTACCAGATCGACGGCGTCGTTCCTGGGGACTATTACATCCTCGGCATGCTCGCTGGTTACATCTCACCATATGACCTTGTGATCAGTGAGTTTCAGGGCAATCCCTCTCTCACAGCTCAGGGCGCCGATGCAGCTCTTTCACGCATTACAGTCGAGCCGGGTACTACGGCTATTGCCAATCTAAGTCTGTCACGAGGTGCTTCGCTTAGCGGCACGGTTCATTACGACGATGGTGGCCCAGGCATCGATGTGCGCGTTCATCTCTATCGCCGTGATGGCAATAGACAATGGAAGATATTCCATAGCAGTGCCGGCAAGGGTGCTATGGCTCCACTCGGATTCGACCCACAGACCGACGATCGAGGACGCTTTTATCAGCCTGGGTTGCCTCCAGGAAGATACATCGTTGAAGTCAGTCTGCCCGAGGCTGTCGCTCTTCCTCAGAACATCCTTAACAACCATTCAGTAACTGCCGTACTTACCACACAGAACGCTCTGCGCGTTTACAACGGTAATAAGTACAGACTTTACGACGCCATGCCTATCGAGCTCCATGAAGGTGAATCCCGCACTGACGTCGATATCACCATCCCCACTACCGGGCTGCATTCACTTCGAGGCACTGTCACAATCAAGCCCGACGAGCGTGCCGTTACGTCGGGCGAGATCACTCTACTGGACCCCGAAGACGGAACGACACTACGTTCGGTATTTATCTTGGATGGGAGTTTTGTCTTCAATTACATTCCTGAGGGCTCATATCTTGTTCGGATAGTGACGCACGCAAGTAAGCAGGACAGCGGCGCTACGAGCACCGGAGAAACCCTGACAAGCCCGCTCGTCGTCGAAAGCGATATTCCTAATCTCACATATAGCCTTACTCCAAAGCATTAG
- a CDS encoding LpxI family protein translates to MQKLGLIAGNGHFPFLLLDAARAHGLTVVVAAIKEETDPEIDSRAAADPNIHVHWLSLGELSRLIETFQAEGVTRAVMAGQVKHKQIFSSIRPDWRLAKLLMSLRTRNTDMLLGAVAKVLADEGIELISSTQYLEPLLAKPGVLTQRAPDEEEQKDIAYGHTVARAVAAYDLGQTVVIAAQACVAVEAMEGTDATIERAGALFRTLEHDEPTGETTLRRSLTVVKVAKPNQDMRFDVPVIGVRTIETMRAAGATCLSIEAGRTLLFDPEAILAAANNAGITIVSEP, encoded by the coding sequence ATGCAAAAACTCGGCCTCATTGCCGGAAACGGCCACTTCCCATTCCTCCTTCTCGACGCCGCACGTGCCCACGGACTCACCGTCGTCGTCGCAGCCATCAAAGAAGAGACTGACCCGGAGATCGACTCCCGCGCCGCAGCCGACCCGAACATCCACGTGCACTGGCTCTCCCTCGGCGAACTCTCCCGCCTCATCGAGACCTTCCAGGCCGAGGGAGTCACCCGCGCCGTGATGGCCGGGCAGGTGAAGCACAAGCAGATCTTCTCCTCCATCCGCCCCGACTGGCGGCTCGCCAAGCTGCTCATGAGCCTGCGCACCCGTAACACCGATATGCTCCTCGGCGCGGTCGCGAAAGTCCTCGCCGACGAGGGTATCGAGCTCATCAGCTCCACCCAGTACCTTGAGCCGTTGCTCGCCAAGCCCGGCGTCCTCACCCAGCGCGCCCCCGACGAGGAGGAGCAGAAGGACATCGCCTACGGCCACACGGTAGCTCGCGCAGTGGCTGCCTACGATCTCGGCCAGACCGTCGTCATCGCCGCGCAGGCCTGCGTCGCCGTCGAAGCCATGGAAGGCACCGACGCCACCATCGAGCGGGCCGGAGCACTCTTCCGGACTCTCGAACACGACGAGCCCACCGGTGAGACCACCCTTCGCCGCTCCCTCACCGTCGTCAAGGTCGCCAAGCCCAATCAGGACATGCGCTTCGACGTCCCCGTCATCGGAGTCCGCACCATCGAGACCATGCGCGCCGCCGGTGCCACCTGTCTTTCCATCGAAGCTGGCCGCACTCTCCTCTTCGACCCCGAAGCGATCCTCGCCGCCGCCAACAACGCAGGCATAACCATCGTCTCCGAACCATGA
- a CDS encoding LolA family protein → MRYRVSLPVFAAALCSALALGAQTSDTHRARSQGAKTQDAGDVADAARALVQQQARAVQSIDRFEVSHQVDITSVTPHYNQTTHAYIKTWVLRPGHVRAESQQYQRSETIVSDGSTTWVYNGGDRMYSKRAGGAPAALFSNAFPGLARQLSNANLPSVTTSAKLAGMEPLTIAGRSYPCDIVDVKVLQSASNGTLHDNTLRLWVSREYKVPLKVEATFVGATPQDSKRYSDYVTDFGPNQNIPASVWKFDPPADALQMAGTAE, encoded by the coding sequence ATGCGTTATCGCGTCTCTCTTCCTGTATTCGCTGCCGCCCTCTGCAGCGCGCTCGCCCTCGGCGCGCAAACATCGGACACCCATCGTGCCAGGTCCCAGGGAGCCAAGACCCAGGACGCCGGAGATGTCGCGGATGCGGCACGCGCGCTCGTGCAACAACAAGCTCGAGCGGTGCAGTCAATCGACCGTTTTGAGGTCTCCCATCAGGTGGACATCACGAGCGTCACGCCGCACTACAACCAGACCACCCACGCCTATATAAAGACGTGGGTGCTGCGGCCGGGGCATGTCCGAGCCGAGAGCCAGCAGTACCAGCGCAGCGAAACAATCGTGTCCGACGGCTCAACGACGTGGGTCTACAACGGTGGCGACCGGATGTATTCGAAGCGGGCCGGAGGCGCCCCCGCGGCACTCTTCTCGAACGCCTTCCCGGGGCTGGCGCGGCAGTTGAGCAACGCAAATCTGCCATCGGTGACGACGTCGGCGAAACTCGCGGGAATGGAGCCACTGACGATTGCGGGCCGCAGCTATCCCTGCGACATCGTGGACGTAAAGGTCTTACAGAGCGCCTCGAATGGAACCCTGCACGACAACACGCTGCGCCTTTGGGTCTCGCGAGAGTACAAGGTTCCTCTCAAGGTGGAAGCAACTTTCGTCGGCGCCACTCCGCAAGACAGCAAAAGATATTCCGACTACGTGACGGACTTCGGACCCAACCAGAACATTCCGGCGTCGGTATGGAAATTCGATCCCCCAGCCGATGCGCTGCAGATGGCAGGAACGGCGGAGTGA
- a CDS encoding RICIN domain-containing protein has translation MIFKRFMAAAVALAAVIVFGNQRSQAQVYNTTWSDEFNGAYGSPNTYNWFMETGRGNPAGWGNNELEYYCPYGNNTYPCSSSNPNAYQDGNGNLVIAAFPVGSTYTSARMRTYPNVSTQYGLIESRMQLPYGDGLWPAFWMLGNSIFSGTQWPACGEIDIMENVPQMGNSTIQSSLHGANNFNTGNQTHVSSPINSAYHIYGANWFPQTVQFFVDDYTHPFVTLTPSSSGGTWEFDNGNFFLLYNLAVGGNWPNPGPDANTPWPATMKVDYVRVRKWQGGAGSINSGAWYQVINQNSGSCMDDTGFGTTNGTTVQQWQCGTDQVNQEWQLVPTDSGYYKIINRNSGLALDDTNWSTSPGTGLQQWAYGGGANQQWMPQQVGANFQLVNRYSGLCVDVPGASTQNGVQLDQYTCNGTGAQMFQLVQEP, from the coding sequence ATGATCTTCAAACGGTTCATGGCGGCGGCCGTGGCACTGGCGGCAGTCATCGTCTTCGGCAATCAACGGTCGCAGGCACAGGTCTACAACACAACCTGGAGCGACGAGTTCAACGGAGCCTACGGCTCCCCTAACACCTACAACTGGTTCATGGAGACGGGGAGGGGCAACCCCGCCGGGTGGGGCAATAATGAACTCGAGTACTACTGTCCATACGGCAACAACACATATCCCTGCAGTTCAAGCAACCCCAACGCCTATCAGGACGGCAACGGCAACCTGGTCATCGCAGCCTTCCCCGTGGGCAGCACATACACGTCAGCCCGTATGCGCACGTATCCGAACGTCTCGACACAGTACGGCTTGATCGAGTCTCGCATGCAGTTGCCGTATGGCGACGGACTATGGCCCGCCTTCTGGATGCTCGGCAACTCCATCTTTAGCGGAACGCAGTGGCCGGCGTGCGGCGAAATCGACATCATGGAAAACGTCCCGCAGATGGGCAACAGCACGATCCAGTCCAGCCTGCACGGAGCCAATAACTTCAACACCGGCAACCAGACGCACGTGTCTTCGCCGATCAACAGCGCGTACCACATCTACGGCGCTAACTGGTTCCCGCAGACCGTGCAGTTTTTTGTGGATGATTACACCCATCCGTTCGTCACTCTGACGCCGAGCAGCAGCGGCGGCACATGGGAGTTCGACAACGGCAACTTCTTCCTGCTCTACAACCTCGCGGTTGGCGGTAACTGGCCAAACCCCGGACCGGACGCCAACACTCCATGGCCGGCGACGATGAAGGTGGACTACGTCCGCGTCCGCAAATGGCAGGGCGGCGCGGGCTCGATCAACTCCGGGGCCTGGTACCAGGTCATCAACCAGAACAGCGGTTCCTGCATGGATGACACCGGCTTTGGCACCACAAATGGCACGACGGTGCAGCAGTGGCAGTGCGGCACCGACCAGGTCAACCAGGAGTGGCAACTGGTGCCCACCGACAGCGGCTACTACAAGATCATCAACCGCAACTCCGGCCTGGCGCTCGACGACACGAACTGGTCCACTTCTCCTGGCACCGGCCTGCAACAGTGGGCCTACGGCGGTGGCGCGAACCAGCAGTGGATGCCACAGCAAGTCGGCGCGAACTTCCAGCTTGTGAACCGCTACAGCGGCCTCTGCGTGGATGTGCCCGGAGCATCGACCCAGAACGGTGTGCAGCTCGACCAATACACCTGCAACGGTACGGGCGCACAGATGTTCCAGCTCGTGCAAGAACCGTAA